In the genome of Arctopsyche grandis isolate Sample6627 chromosome 13, ASM5162203v2, whole genome shotgun sequence, the window ttagggcttcgcccctccacgcccccatgattaattgccgtctagggcttcgccccccttagtttatggcttttagggcttcgcccctctgcgctcccatgataaattgccgtctagggcttcgcccccatggtCAGTTGccgttaagggcttcgccccaaaaggctgcgcccccttcggggccccatgcggctgagctctataaggcagcgccccataaggcggcgccccataaggctgcgcccccttcggggccccatgaaactactcgccttgcgcccccgcgggaatgaatccattgaatcgaaaaaaacaaatcggcgcccatggatcgcccatgaatcacgtgttcgatgacgtcaccgatctacggacgacgacgaaggatatagacatacatatatacaaagtctctttccaaattatagattagattacagtatttatgtatatagtattacaTTCAAGTGGTGAATCCGAGTCTGTTATACAAATTTATCAAGAgagtttttataattgaaagtagcTTAAGTctgcttttcttcatttcgagaaatatcccacaaaacatgaaatataatgttttacgtttaacaatattcaaaaatactagTAGCTTGTAATACGTTCATTCTGCTGTTCCGAGATTCTAGACAAATTGTAttaaaaccagcagaatagactagcagttagcatataatgctttgaacaaagtggtcacgggttcaaatcccactggtttctgctggccagaccttggatttgtgactccaggtcgatcgtttcctatctgagtttgtcaatttatctgattttcattggaacgatagcaaaaaattggcaaccttatccattttatcgcaaatctcgagttttcaccaatcgcgaatttcgctgaattttataaaatgctgcaaatttacaaatttgaccataaatgtctcggtggatgttaattgatatgtatttactttgtataattctaataatacttgtatcaaatgtacaattttcctgaccaggaaggcacatttggGTTACCGTTTGGCCCTCCcggtatatattaaataaataaatgataacaatttgtgaataagtcaaacggaaatagtgtttttggatctgaaaattgaacttccgctacttttattttaaatataatgactcaattgatcaaaatatatgcagatgcaatttttttttaaatatgtacatttatagacATTCTGCTTAATTGTGTGGCTGTTTTTTAGTAATAGAGTAaataaggaaaaatattttaatacagttGTTTGTACAGACAAAAATGAAGGTTTAGttaaatgtgaatattttatatgatttttttctgtatttCATTCAAACATTTAgactagggttgccagatttatTGACATTCAAACAGAgacatttaaattgtgtatCTTTTGGCAACTTTGTAACTACTTTTTGAACAATGAGGCGTCGgcatcttttttatccaccaatttgtcaaagcaacacttctttcaatagtgcaatcgttcgtatatgccgtatttacaaTAGCTTAGATCAGCGGTTCCCGAACGGTGTTCCGCGGAACCTTGGGGTTCCGTAAGAGGCTCTCAGGGGCTCCATTCAAGATTTCCCATTTGTGTCAACTTACAAATGCGAGGCTGGGTTTTCAGCTTACGCCTACACGAAAAATAAGTTGAATGCTGCACCAGACCTCCGCATCCAAATGTCAGACATAAAACCTGACTTCATTGTTATTTTAAGGAAAACTATGAAAAGATTTCATTCatcacattaaataaatatctttttgttccaactaaataaatatttttatcttaaaaagtCTTTCTTTTAAAGTCAAACTATACTTAGAAGATGTGGACGGACACCAATCCAAAAAGCCTCAGTATGGTGTGATTTCACGTAAAAAAACAATGTTACAATTAGTTTATTTCTTACTTAAGCTAGGGTTCCGTCCAAAAATGGTAAACCAAAAAGGGTTCCGTAGCCAAAAGAATTCGGGAACCGCTGGCTTAGATGATTGTCTTGACCTCTTTGGTGaccttttagtatttttaggacaaaggtgaagaaaataatatgtggttgtattgcttcttcaccttcattgtcgttctttttcttttttactttatctgtttctttttgtaaaatcttgatgtttttgtaattttacattACCATATGTAGTGCttactgtaaatggaatattatatttttatttgtgtttattattattttttgtctcactatacaactttctttttatattttattctgtatgtgtgcctatttaaataaataaaaaataaataaataattatatcggATTGTTGGTTTCCGCGACGAGAAATTTCAAGTGACTCAACATAGAAAACATAAGCACAGTTTGTCGTCGAAAGATAAGACTGCGGTTATTGAATTAatcaaattgaatattgaaagtTTCATGTGATATGTTCGGagccagtggcgtagcgaaggggggggggggttcggGGGGTCTGGACCCCCACCTTGTCCTCAGCCCACTCCTGTCGCAATTGATCGTTTGTACcattttggatagtttttttatcacaaatccatgatagatttttaagacataaacatatacttgaaaatttccaatgtttgattcctgatggaaaaagctgtcaaccatcaagtgttttaaaaaataagataaagactttggggtaaatttacaaccaagatatattttgtgggccttTCATTCTATCTGGAGAGTTGGAGATGTGGTGACAATATATAAGTAATAGTGAAAATCGACTGAAAAACGTactagctgcaattgcaatttaCAATCCTTcaataattggaaagaatgttgatgtaatgtctgagattttaaatatagaattaaattatgtgaatgactggttgtgtgaaaataaattaaagtttaatgtaaataaaacaaaaatgatgtggttgaatggtaaaaatattatatataaaaacggactgtcgctaaatatatatatttgtatatttgtacatatgtatatatgtgacagacgatcaaccatcaaccagtatggggaacaaattttttttttcttcatatttttcatttatttcattttttcagtttttttatttatttcaatttttcatttttttcatttttttcacttttttgttgttgttgttttcgtTTATAGATGGTGGGGAATAAAGATTTATTGAAAGAGAAAATCAGCAATGTTGTGGCATTATTAAAGACTGGACAGTTTTCTCTTCGGTCTATTGCCAAAAAAGAGGAGATTAGTCATGGTTCTGTGCATAAAATCAGCATCAGACTGAAAAATAATGATGACCCCACCGTCACCCGGCGGACGAATTGTCGTGGCATTCGAAAATTCAGTCCACGAATTCACCGAAAAATCGTCGGGGTCGTAAACAGTGATTGGTTCATTACAGCAAAAGGAATAAAAACATCTTTGGGGGaagcaaatattaatatttcggTCAGTACGATCCGATGCCGCCTCGCCGAAGCTGGGTTAAAAAGTCGACAACCAGTCATGATTTGGGGCTCAATTAGTGGGGAAGGTCTGGggccattgtattttgtagaaggGATGATGAATGCTTCGCTATATATAACTGTATTGTGAGACACTTTATTGCTCTCAAAgcaaaacaaaattgacaatGGGAATCTCGTGCACTTAATGCTAGATAATGCACCCCGCCACACAGCCCAAATTGTGAAAAAAGTCATGTCCAACCACAATTTACTCCACACTCTCCTTTCTCCCTATGTCTGGCATACCCTTAAAATGAAAGTGGGGTAGTGGATGAAATACTCACATCTGGTGGCGAAGGCGTCGATGTTCTTCGTCTTGCGGATGTTGGGGTGAAGCGTGTCGTGGACGAGAGCCGTGACGGCGTCCAGCAGACAGTCGACGTTGGCCGGCGAACGCGCGTCCGTCAGCTGCGACTCCAGCGCCTGCAGCCGCCGCTTCCTCTCCTCACCCACCCCCACCCCTGCACCCGCACCCGTCTGACCCTCCATCCCTCTTCACGCGGAAAGAGGGGCGGCCGCGGCCACTGCCGGCGACAGCGGACAGCGACACGCCCGCGCCACTTGGACACTCCTCCTTGGTGCTCCTCACAACACAACACCCCAACACAACCTCACCTACACTCGCACTCGCTCCCGCACTCGCATTCTCACCGTTCCAAGCGAGTTGGTCGAATATCAACATACCGAACGACGACCATACCTAATGTCATACATACCTAACTGCAGTTTACCTAAATACAAATTGATCGAATGAAGGTTGTTTTACGTTGACGGATAGATGGCCGTACCGCAAAATTGGGCCCGTTGGTCTCGACGCGCAGTTGGCTAAGTGAATCGTTCTCCTATCAGAAAACTGAGGATCCGTGCGTGGATCATACATACCTACAGGCGTCTATCTTAAGTGTGTGCAAACCAAATTGGATACATAtcattcaaaatgaaataaaagtcaaattttatttattaaaaagcattttaattattacaatcTCCGTATAAGAATCAaatcagccagcagcatagctcggacgttaagcttctgcttaccgtcatgaaggtgccgggttctatccctgaatgaaaatgaatttttcagagtatgctgttggtcagacctggatttgtgactccaggttgatcgtttcctatcagagtttgccaattttctctgatttcattgttgaaacggttcccggaaaaaaaaattggctaaaaatccttcctacctactatgtcaccactatttgaaatttgatgaatgtacaataaaaatttatgtacaattcatagatgtctcgttaatttgcgagttttttcagtgtctcgcaattcaacgacttataataaaaaaatgctgcatttgtatttgtaattggccaggaaggcgcattgggattttcctgtaaggccttcctggtatatatgtaaaataaaataaaattacgatGGTAGTGTTGGTATACAGTTTGAAAATCTGACGACAtgcatttattacatatatttattattacaactaTTCATATAAACAATGTTAaaattatggaggatgaacgcatgagacgactggcatgttaatgcacgtgtttattatatgacagctgaagacagagtgggtagcggctctccgaacccagccgggttggtccccactcgcaggaaggcaaccaaactcgaccatgtcgtataagcgagccgccacatcactcccccccccagcatcagcgataccaaaattacaaagaaacaaattttacaaaagaaaaaaattattgttacacaaagagaaaaaattattacgtggggagaaaaaaaattgttgacgtgggtcatccgctgtgtacataggtgtaccgccctgaatggtcggtagattcgagggcggtgacgtcgcgagcaggacggtggctggtccgatggtcgcgccgatgcgatgctgcggcggcgccgctcttccgaggctcttccatgtcgtataagcgagccgccacaaaattattattcaaatgtatCACTAATTTGTCGCATGTTCCTTGCATAATTCAtggtaaaaattttaaaatctgatatacaaatatatacaagtGGAACacaaaattgacatatttgaaTGATCGATTTGAATGTGATGCACACAATGGGTTATCTAATCAGCtctaagtaagtacataaagaaaaaaaatataaattttcagcttaatacgtttaggagCATGGACaaatagttatttataatttcacggcagcaataaatgtaattaaactaattaaaatgaataaaactaaacaaagtatataaatcattaaatttgacGTACTGTGTTGCGAAGGGCAAAAATCGACATCTTTGAAAGATTGATTTGATTGTGATGCACACAATGGGTTAtcccttattttattttcaactttcaatTGTTTTAACCAGTTTAAATCACACCTACAATTCCATTCATTATCCGCAACGGTTAAAAATTCGTGTTTTAGGTCAACATCTGCGAAATCAACAAAAATGGATCGTTTCAATGTAGTTAGCTTATTGTTTGctaattgcaattttttaagtgatttaatatggaaattttcacgaccgatatgtttgattttatttgagTCCAAATATACGAATTCAACATTTTCTACTTTAAAAAATGTCTGATCACCTATACTTTCaatgttattataaataattgtaactgTCGCAAGTTTAGGTAAAGGAATTGTACCaattaaattttctatattGAGGGGAAATATCATTCCCTCCACGTACAATCTCGTCAAATTTTGTGCTATACCACTTAAAACattttctttaatttgatcTATTTTGGATCTCTTTATTTGTAAGACGTTTAAAAATTGTAGGCCCTTAAATGTACCTTCTTCTAATGTTTTAATTCTTAAAGATACTAGTGATAAAGAATTTAATTCTTCAAAAATGTATCCTTCAAacgtattattttcaattttgtcgATATTCGAAGAATTTATGATTAGATTTAATATACGGAAGCTTGTTGTATCAATCCAATTTTGGGACAGTGTTTTGTTTTCTACGAATAAATTTTTGATGTTGAGTTTTTTTATGTATCCTTTTGCGTtcggaaaattctaaaaattaaatgaggatatttatttgattatttagtttttcttttatttattactaaagaCATGcaaattatgtaatttttataaaagaatATACCTTGAATTCTTCTTCTAATATTGATGTCAAATCAGTTACGGTTACATTGTTACGTAATTCTGCATACAACGCTAGTATTTTCAGTGCTGCAATTTCGTTTTATTGAATCTTCCTTTTGTTGAATAGAATAGGTTCCGAAGACACACATTGATATAATcgttatatacaatattttaacacaTCTATTCGATATCATTTTGACCTTTGAGTGTCTGAAATTTAAAacatgaatattatatataccggTTTAAAGTACGTACGAACAACTCGTTTTTCGtcaaacatacatactcgtacgaACAACTCGTCGAATACATTGTATGCACATATGGAAAAATGTGTAATTGTGGTAATAATGACTCCTTTCTGCTgcttttactttcctttatttgaagaaatagaagagggactgccggctggtgtatggtgattggcacatcacctatCGAATATTTAACTGATACTGATATATTTTTCGTGCACCGTCGGTATAAGCCCtctatttatacatttgtactaaatattaggtggggagcgaccataacaacatgaagattgtccaacatatttacatacgaacAACTCGTtgactttgtatataaatatgtaacataaaatcataattacactGACTTTTTAGTGAATTCATGTTATGAATTACACATTCAAAttatagctaaaattatacattttagctacattttcactggccgcgattagtgaaattataatttttgacagtggAATCTTAGTGAAATGCcaacttaaaattattattttataaaaaattttatcattcaataataaattgcTTTACGTACTAAGAAGATAAAGTCGACCTGAAAGACATTTTAACATCCACCCCAAACTAAAcgaaacacacatatgtattatcgtGGAAATAGAAgaaaactttattttcatttaacattTTGAGTTCACGcaaatacattgaaaatacaaacaaaattgtgaaatactaattttacatagtaaaatactaattttacgagataaacattaactattaagGCTTGACCGCACACAcacaagagtatttttattacatgacttgatacaatagtcaattttctttaacgttagttgttttacatattgattattcatatattgaaaagaatatatgtGTTCTGTGTTGTCTGTAATAAGTTGGCCATCTGTAATACCACTCATGAGTTTTTATTACAtgcaaatgtttattataaattggtttatttctgtaacttgattaataaattatttattatttattgtattgcttgtttcttgtcttgttattattgtttatatttcattgtgttttgcaatctgcaatacatatgtagtataaattactaactgatttatatttgttatgtattcatcataatttatatttattacgtatatttaaaattattaattatttattatggaaatTGTATCAATCGTAGAAATTGTACTAGTCTGTCTATTATACATGCGTTTTCTTCTCACcttcttttaatattgatgattggaaagccaattttaatatatgtacaataaaaaaaatctgtatatcttttttgattcctttttattactttgttttatcataaattttattgtaaatatgtacattgtttgctatataatatagtatagtatatatagcaAAAGATAATACAAAGCTAAaaaagcaattaattttttcaatgtccttaATTTAGTTCACTCGCCATTAGGTGGGAAATCCTTTTTAAATCTTCTGTCGGGCGCAATATGTTGTATATAGAGTTTAAGGGCTATTTGCaaagaaatgttataacatttatctgtctatgttactacgccatctattgatatcgcgtcgaaaaattactaaataataaaatttactactattggtTTGAAACTCGGCTACTGCTGGTTTGAAACTCGAAATTAGGTGAATGTGTCATTCGGTATAAAGATATTAGGTGAATTTACCATTAGGTCAATAGATTTTCGGTAAAAGCGTCATTAGTGGAATTGCATTAGGTGAATTGATTTAGGTGTATTGCATTCGACCAATTTACCTGCTCCCCCCTAGGATTGCCTAGGGGGGATGTCGTCGACATTTCAGGGAGCGTGTCGCGAACATATTTACGACATTTGCTCGGCTCATTACTTTATTCAATTATCTTtctatttacccggcttcgctcggtatttgtaatataaaccgcttaaacatggccaatctaacgTGGCAGCTCCCCAGGTACTGGCCGTAAACCAACGTGTGATACCGCTTCTTCTGTCATAACAAAATGCAGTGCATACCATCACCTCATAACCactttattgttcaattatcgTACTCTACTCATAACTGGTCATCTAAATacggaatttttattgttcgcagcacacccacacccacaccacaGCCTTCTACGAATCTCAACTCCAAGCGAGATGACATGTCTAAACTACACGGTCACTTCTCTCGCCCTTctccatatttttatttattttttattttatttttttattttacatatataccaggaaggccttacaggtaaatcccaatgcgccttcctggccaattacaaatacaaatatatatatatatatgtagaattgatttttaaacgagccgagatagagtgtgtgtggtatgcctgggaaagaccggatgcgtgttgttatggtcacttgttggagaacgagcccgaagatatgtgttaataaatacatagttctgacttaatctgcgtttcacttggaatccttcacatccggatcctatatttgggggctttgtccgggatgcctgaagacatttcgagtgacagccagaaacggtcagacgacgacgcgaagttttgacagttgaggttaggacgcgcgcgcgatgacgagaTCGCGTACGAGCTTAAAGGcgaagcccgtgacgtcggtgacgtcacgtcagcgaacacgccacacgacgatgatgatatccagaACGATAGCGCCATTATCAGCGTCAGTTttacgtcggctaactgtcgtggagatgcagaggttcgcggacttagacgaagatgatgacgacgacgatgaagaggaagaagaagacgaagtgccatattttgacagagacaaattcgagacatacgcgccacggtttaaggggatcggcggtgtgccaatcagccagtggattgtgcgcatggaagaatttgcgaagttcttccactggacgcccctggagcaactggtctacgggagaatatattgcgtaggaacagcgagaatgttcctggattcagaagggataattatatcatggactatccttaagcagaagctgatagaagagttccagtgggatgacgaagagctcgtctttgaagaacgagaaatgcttgctcaagcagagcccattgactccgattcaagtggggccggtgaaacaccagacgacgaacccagggtgacggggcccgtgagaaaccgtgaaaaccgagaaagactgagttcacgatgctacaattgtGGTGGACGTGGTCATCtagcagccgactgtaggtttaagacgagaggaactcgttgtttcaattgtaacgagtttgggcacatatcagctcaatgtaacagcaccaaaacaaagactgtcttgacaatacaagaagaaataagagaaccagtcagtattccaacacaagaggacgaggcgaacatggctgatggagatgtaaacatggccgatgtaagtgtcaacagtgatggtttgcacagaaaaagacctttgcagcaacgggcttcacgagagatgtctgctcaaagagaactcattgtttccaataatgaacaggacgaggcgaacatggctgatggagatgtaaacatggccgatgtaagtgtgaacggtgatggtttgcacagaaaaagacctttgcagcaacgggcttcacgagagatgtctgctcaaagagaactcattgtttccaataatgaacaggacgaggcgaacatggctgatggagatgtaaacatggccgatgtaagtgtgaacagtgatggtttgcacagaaaaagacctttgcagcaacgggcttcacgagagatgtctgctcaaagagaactcattgtttccaatgatgaagaggacgatgcgaacatggctgatggaggtgtgaacctggctgatggaagtatggacggtgatggtttgcaaaGAGGAAGACTTTTG includes:
- the LOC143921532 gene encoding uncharacterized protein LOC143921532 isoform X1, whose product is MQCIPSPHNHFIVQLSYSTHNWSSKYGIFIVRSTPTPTPQPSTNLNSKRDDMSKLHGHFSRPSPYFYLFFILFFYFTYIPGRPYRKELKKIEQSKRSGCGADEIYIYTIILDISRTELFGQRRKTRADYGRLFSTTPK
- the LOC143921532 gene encoding uncharacterized protein LOC143921532 isoform X2, producing MHTPTPTPQPSTNLNSKRDDMSKLHGHFSRPSPYFYLFFILFFYFTYIPGRPYRKELKKIEQSKRSGCGADEIYIYTIILDISRTELFGQRRKTRADYGRLFSTTPK